In Vicia villosa cultivar HV-30 ecotype Madison, WI unplaced genomic scaffold, Vvil1.0 ctg.003129F_1_1, whole genome shotgun sequence, one genomic interval encodes:
- the LOC131640438 gene encoding AT-hook motif nuclear-localized protein 23-like, protein MDKPQGSMNKPKPPIKIEEDTNTTMKQILIKIPAGNDVVESIVNFALHHQANIRVLKGSGLISDITFHNPVSHAYVFTLHGPFQMTSISGEYVNTNYGCVPSRPIDEPTYSSFSIFLTRGDGKVFGGVVQGKVKAAGDILITATLSKKSKSFRGGHHHLKYSRI, encoded by the coding sequence ATGGATAAACCTCAAGGCTCTATGAACAAGCCTAAACCCCCTATTAAGATTGAGGAAGACACTAATACCACTATGAAGCAAATTCTTATCAAAATCCCTGCTGGAAACGATGTAGTGGAGTCCATCGTCAATTTTGCTTTGCATCATCAAGCTAATATCAGAGTACTAAAAGGTAGTGGTCTTATCTCTGATATTACTTTTCATAATCCAGTGTCCCATGCCTATGTATTCACATTACATGGGCCCTTTCAAATGACATCTATATCAGGAGAATATGTTAATACCAACTATGGTTGTGTTCCTTCCAGGCCCATCGATGAACCTACTTATTCCTCCTTTTCCATTTTCCTAACTCGTGGTGATGGAAAAGTGTTTGGTGGGGTTGTTCAAGGAAAGGTTAAGGCTGCAGGTGATATTCTAATCACCGCCACTCTTTCAAAGAAGTCCAAGTCTTTTAGGGGAGGCCACCATCATTTGAAGTATTCAAGAATTTAA